From the Polaribacter huanghezhanensis genome, the window ATTTTTAGAATTTATGCAAACGAAGCATTAAAATACTTTGCAGTTCCAACTTATTTTTTCTACGTTATTTTTCATTTTTTCTCCTCATTTATCACCTTTATATCTGATTTCTTTTTGCGGGTGTTTTTTAGAACGAATAAAGACGAAGAACAAACAGAATTTAGTAGAGAAGAATTGGGTAATTATATAAATGAACAAATAGAGACAAGCAATGCTCATGATGTTTTTGATTCTGAAATTCAGATTTTTCAAAATGCTTTAGATTTTCATAAAGTAAAAGCAAGAGAAATTATGGTGCCAAGAACAGAAATGATTGCGGTTGAATTTCATGAGACCATTCCTAATCTAAGAAAGATATTTGTAGCAACAGGTTTTTCGAAAATTTTGATTTATAAAAATTCACTAGACGATATTGTTGGATATGTAAATGCTTTTGAATTGTTTAAAAAACCAAAAACCATTCGTTCTGTTATTTTGCCGATAGAAATTGTTCCAGAATCGATGATTATTCACGATGTTTTAAACAACTTAATTAAAAAAAGAAAAAGCATTGCTATTGTTTTAGATGAATATGGCGGAACATCTGGAATGATAACCGTTGAAGATATTGTAGAAGAATTGTTTGGAGAAATAGAAGACGAACACGATTCTCAAGAATTGCTCGAAGAGCAAATAAACGAAACTCAATTTCGTTTTTCGGCAAGATTAGAAATCGATTATTTGAATGAGGAATATGGGTTAAACATCCCAAAAGAAGAAGCTTACGAAACTTTAGGCGGTTTTATTATAGAACATACAGAAAACATTCCGGAGTTAAATGAAGAAATAAGAATTGAAAATTTTGTGATTAAAATTCTTAAAGTTAGCTCTTCAAAAATAGAAGAAATTCACTTCCAAATTGGCGATATAGAAGATTAGATTTATCTGTAAAAAATATCGTAAATAATTGTGGCTAAGCAGTTGCATTATTAAAACCGATATTGTATTTTCGCTCCCTGTTAATTAAATAAATAACGTATGGCAATTTTATCTAAAATTAGAGAGCGTTCAATGGCATTAATCCTAGTAATAGGATTGGCTTTGTTTGCTTTTGTATTAGATCCTTCAAGTATCCAAGATTTTTTCAATTCTACAAAAGTAAATACTGTTGGAGAAGTTAGTGGAGAAGTAATTTCAAGAAAAGATTTTAGCGAAGCGCTAGAAGCATATAAAGCGCAAGTTGGTAATAGACTTACAGATATGCAAGCTTCTAAAATAGTTTGGGACAATTTAGTAAGAGAAAAAATTTATCAAACACAATTAGCTGATGCAGGTATTACTGTTGGTGAGAATGATGTTTGGAGTGCTCTTATAGATAATCAATCAATAAAAACAGATCAACGTTTCTTAAACGCGGCTGGTTTGTTTGACGAAGGAAAATTAAAAGAATTTTTAGCATTGGCAAAAGATGACAATTCTGAGGTTTGGAATGCTTGGTCAGGTTTTATGGGGCAACTTAAAAGCGGATTAGAAACATCAACCTATAATAATTTAATTACTGCTGGTGTAGGCGCTTCTTTAAAAGAAGGAGAATTACAGTATCTAACAGATAATACAAAAATAACGTCTCAATATGTGTATGTTCCTTATGCAACAGTTGCAGATAGTTTAATCACTGTTACAAAATCAGAAATTGAAACTTACATAAAAGCAAATCCAGTAACATTTAAAGTAGATGCTTCAACAGATATTAAATATGTAAAGTTTGATATTGTTCCAACGCAAGGAGATTTAGATGCAATTAAAAAAGAAGTTGCAGGTTTATTAGAAGATAAAGATGGTGTAAAAGGATTTAAAAACACAAAAAATGATGCTGAGTTTTTTGTTGATAACGGTTCAGATTTAGCGTTAGACAATAGCTATAATTTTAAAAATACAGTTTCTGAAGTTATTGCAGACCAAGTTTTTAAAGGAAAAAAAGGAGATGTTTTTGGACCATATAGAGACAATGGTTTTTTTAAAATTTCTAAAATAAATGAGGTTGTTCAAATTCCAGATTCTGTTAAAGGAGTACATATTTTAATTCCTTTTATTGGCTCGGCTTCTGCTGGTTCAGATACGAAGAAAACAGCAGAGCAAGCAAAAGTATCTGCAGATAGTATTTTTAAATTAGTTAGAAGAAATAAAAAGAAGTTTGCAGCAATTGCTGATGAAATTAATCCTGACGGAACAAAAGGGAAAGGTGGAGATATAGGCTGGATTACAGCTAAAGCAGCTTTTTCTCTAGATCAAGATTTTGGAAACGGATTGTTTTTTAGTAAAAAAGGAGACATTAAAGTTGTAAAAACGAAGTTTGGATACCACATTATTAGAATTGATGAAAGTAAAAACAAGCAGCAAGCTGTAAAATTAGCAACTTTTGGTAGAAGAATAGAAGCATCACAAGCTACAGAAAATACTATTTTTCAGAATGCAGAAACATTTGCTTTAGCATTAACAAGCGGAGCAAAGTTTGATGATGTTGCAAAAGAAAAAGGAGTTACTCCACAATCTGGATTTGGTTTAAAAATGCTAGATGAAACTGTTCCTGGAATTGGGAATCAAAGAGAAATAATTAGTTGGGCTCATAAAAAAGACAACGAAGTGGGAGCTTTCAAAAGATTTGACACAAACAATGGCCATATTGTTGCGATAATTACAAATAAAACATTTAAAGGTCTAATGTCTGCTGCAAGAGCAACAAATACGGTGAGACCAATTTTAATGAATCAGAAAAAAGCAGCAATCATTAATAAAACAATGATTGGAGCAACTTTAGCAGATATAGCGAAGTCTACAAAACAAACTGTTAGAACAGCTTCTGCAATTTCAATGCAATCTCCAATTATTTCGGCTGTAGGATTTGAGCCTAAAATAGTAGGAGCAATGTATTCTGCAAAAGAGAACACATTGTTTAACAATGTAAATGGAGAAAAAGGAGTTTTTGCTTTTGTGGTTACAAAAAGAGAAGCGCCAATAGCTTTACCTAATTATGATTCTTATAGAAATAGATTAGCAAGTACTAGAAAAACACAGACAGGTTTAATCTATAATGCAATTAAAGACGCTGCTGAGATTGTTGATAATAGAGGAGCTTTTTATGGAATTGAGTAATTCCTGAAAATATTAAAACATAAAAAACCGAATCAATTAATTGATTCGGTTTTTTTATGAACTGTATTCTAATAAATTAATTATCCGTTCATCGAGATTAAAAACTCTTGATTGTTTTTAGAGAACTTAATTCGTTCGTTGATAAATTCCATTGCTTCCACAGGGTTCATATCAGCAAGATATTTTCTTAATACCCACATGCGTTGAACCATTTTAGCATCTAACAATAAATCATCTCTACGTGTACTAGATTTAATTAAATCAATAGCAGGGTAAATTCTTCTATTAGAAATATTTCTATCTAATTGTAATTCCATATTACCAGTTCCTTTAAATTCTTCGAAAATTACTTCGTCCATCTTAGAGCCAGTTTCTGTTAGTGCTGTAGCAATAATAGTTAAAGAGCCACCGCCTTCAATATTTCTTGCTGCACCAAAAAATCTTTTTGGTTTGTGCAACGCGTTTGCATCAATACCACCCGATAAAATTTTACCAGAAGCAGGAGCAACAGTATTGTAAGCTCTTGCCAAACGAGTGATCGAATCTAAAAGAATTACAACATCATGTCCACATTCTACCAAACGTTTTGCTTTTTCTAACACAATATTTGCAACACGTACATGTTTATCTGCAGGTTCATCAAAAGTTGAAGCAACAACTTCGCCACGAACACTACGTTGCATGTCTGTAACTTCTTCAGGTCTTTCATCAATTAATAAAACAATTTGATATACTTCTGGATGATTTGCTGCAATTGCATTGGCAACATCTTTTAGAAGCATTGTTTTACCTGTTTTAGGTTGTGCTACAATCATTCCACGTTGTCCTTTCCCAATCGGAGAAAATAAATCGATAATTCTTGTTGATAAAGAACTTCCTTTTTCTGCTAAATTGAATTTTTCTTGTGGAAATAACGGAGTTAAATGTTCGAAAGAAACACGGTCTCTAACAACATTTGGATTTAATCCATTAATTTTTGAGACTCTAATTAAAGGAAAATATTTTTCACCTTCTTTTGGCGGACGAACATTTCCTTTAACGGTATCTCCGGTTTTTAAACCAAATAATTTTATTTGAGATTGTGATACATAAATATCATCAGGAGATGATAAATAATTGTAATCAGAAGAACGTAAAAAACCATAACCATCTGGCATCATTTCTAAAACACCCTCGCTTTCTATAATTCCATCAAACTCAAAATCAGGATCTTTATAGCGTGTATTGCTTTTATTTCCTTTAGAAACTTTTTCTCTTGGTTGATTATTGTTTCTGTTTTTATTCTGATTGTTGTTCTGTCTTGGATTATTCTGATTAGAATGGACAGGTTTTTTAACTTCAACCTTTTCCTCAGTAGTTGTGGCAGCTTCTTTTTCTTCAGTTTTTTGAACTTCAGGTTTCGATTCTGCTACTTTTTCTCTCGGAGTTGGTTTTGGTTTTTGCTTGTTTTCTTCTTTTACAATCGGAGCCGTCTTTTCTTCAGTTTTTTGATGGATAACTTTTTTGACAACTCTTTTTCTTTTTGGTTTTTCGGCTTTTGGTTTTTCTTGATTTGCAAGATTCGCGGCCTGAGTATCTAAGATTTGATATACAAGATCTAATTTTTTTAATTGACTCGTTTTAGATAGTCCAATAGTTTTTGCAATCTCTTGTAATTCAGTAAGAGTTTTGGCTTTCAGTTCTGTAATTTCGAACATTTTTACATTGTTAAATTAATATAGTGGGATTTTTCTTAAGATAATTAAGAACTTTTGTATTAAATTTTTTTGGATCAGTATCGTAAAGCTTTATGCTAGTACTAGTGTGTAGTTGAATTATAAGCAAATATATGTAATTATTTTTAACTACAATGTTTCTTTTTAAAAAAAGAAAGTTTTACTTTTGTTGTCCAATCCATATTAATGATACAAAGAATTCAAACATTATATTTATTATGCGCCTCATTATTTTCTGGCGGATTGATTTTTGTATTTAGTTTATGGATAGAAAAATCGACAAAAATTATTTTTGCTCAAGATTTAATAAACGAAACAAGTTTACTTATAAAGACAATATTTTTTTCATATTTATTATCTGCCCTATTATCAGTAGTTGCCATCTTTTTATTTAAAAATAGACAACTACAATTTGTAATAGGTAGAATAAATATGTTAATTAACTTCTATTTATTAGGTGTACTTATATATGTGTCACTAACGATATCTGGAGAAGCGCAAGTTTCTGAGAAGGGTATTGGGATGTTTATTCCTATCATAGTTATTGTGTTGTTGGCTTTGGCTAATAAGGCGATAAAAAAGGATGAAGATCTCGTAAAATCTGTTGACAGATTAAGGTAAACCTAACATCTTAGTATATTTAGTGCGAAAAAGCCGAAGTTTGATACTTCGGTTTTTTAGTTTGTATAATTATAGGTGTATTATTGGCTTTTTGCGCATTTCTATTTTCGATAAAAAGGAAGAAAAAAATTAAGAGATTTATTTTTGTAGATTAGTGGTCTAAAAAATATTTAAAAAACATCACGTTTAACTAACAGTATATCAAATATTTA encodes:
- a CDS encoding hemolysin family protein, translating into METQIVIIVITILLSAFFSGMEIAFVSANKLHIELEKKKDNFISKILAKLTNKSSKFITTMLVGNNISLVIYSIYMGDFLVGFLPADMLNEFSILLIQTIISTLLILITAEFLPKAIFRIYANEALKYFAVPTYFFYVIFHFFSSFITFISDFFLRVFFRTNKDEEQTEFSREELGNYINEQIETSNAHDVFDSEIQIFQNALDFHKVKAREIMVPRTEMIAVEFHETIPNLRKIFVATGFSKILIYKNSLDDIVGYVNAFELFKKPKTIRSVILPIEIVPESMIIHDVLNNLIKKRKSIAIVLDEYGGTSGMITVEDIVEELFGEIEDEHDSQELLEEQINETQFRFSARLEIDYLNEEYGLNIPKEEAYETLGGFIIEHTENIPELNEEIRIENFVIKILKVSSSKIEEIHFQIGDIED
- a CDS encoding peptidylprolyl isomerase; this translates as MAILSKIRERSMALILVIGLALFAFVLDPSSIQDFFNSTKVNTVGEVSGEVISRKDFSEALEAYKAQVGNRLTDMQASKIVWDNLVREKIYQTQLADAGITVGENDVWSALIDNQSIKTDQRFLNAAGLFDEGKLKEFLALAKDDNSEVWNAWSGFMGQLKSGLETSTYNNLITAGVGASLKEGELQYLTDNTKITSQYVYVPYATVADSLITVTKSEIETYIKANPVTFKVDASTDIKYVKFDIVPTQGDLDAIKKEVAGLLEDKDGVKGFKNTKNDAEFFVDNGSDLALDNSYNFKNTVSEVIADQVFKGKKGDVFGPYRDNGFFKISKINEVVQIPDSVKGVHILIPFIGSASAGSDTKKTAEQAKVSADSIFKLVRRNKKKFAAIADEINPDGTKGKGGDIGWITAKAAFSLDQDFGNGLFFSKKGDIKVVKTKFGYHIIRIDESKNKQQAVKLATFGRRIEASQATENTIFQNAETFALALTSGAKFDDVAKEKGVTPQSGFGLKMLDETVPGIGNQREIISWAHKKDNEVGAFKRFDTNNGHIVAIITNKTFKGLMSAARATNTVRPILMNQKKAAIINKTMIGATLADIAKSTKQTVRTASAISMQSPIISAVGFEPKIVGAMYSAKENTLFNNVNGEKGVFAFVVTKREAPIALPNYDSYRNRLASTRKTQTGLIYNAIKDAAEIVDNRGAFYGIE
- the rho gene encoding transcription termination factor Rho gives rise to the protein MFEITELKAKTLTELQEIAKTIGLSKTSQLKKLDLVYQILDTQAANLANQEKPKAEKPKRKRVVKKVIHQKTEEKTAPIVKEENKQKPKPTPREKVAESKPEVQKTEEKEAATTTEEKVEVKKPVHSNQNNPRQNNNQNKNRNNNQPREKVSKGNKSNTRYKDPDFEFDGIIESEGVLEMMPDGYGFLRSSDYNYLSSPDDIYVSQSQIKLFGLKTGDTVKGNVRPPKEGEKYFPLIRVSKINGLNPNVVRDRVSFEHLTPLFPQEKFNLAEKGSSLSTRIIDLFSPIGKGQRGMIVAQPKTGKTMLLKDVANAIAANHPEVYQIVLLIDERPEEVTDMQRSVRGEVVASTFDEPADKHVRVANIVLEKAKRLVECGHDVVILLDSITRLARAYNTVAPASGKILSGGIDANALHKPKRFFGAARNIEGGGSLTIIATALTETGSKMDEVIFEEFKGTGNMELQLDRNISNRRIYPAIDLIKSSTRRDDLLLDAKMVQRMWVLRKYLADMNPVEAMEFINERIKFSKNNQEFLISMNG
- a CDS encoding DUF4293 domain-containing protein, whose product is MIQRIQTLYLLCASLFSGGLIFVFSLWIEKSTKIIFAQDLINETSLLIKTIFFSYLLSALLSVVAIFLFKNRQLQFVIGRINMLINFYLLGVLIYVSLTISGEAQVSEKGIGMFIPIIVIVLLALANKAIKKDEDLVKSVDRLR